From Bradyrhizobium erythrophlei:
CTGCGGCGCGTTCAACAGCCGACGATGGTGTGAGCCGACGATGGTGTGAGCCGACGATGGTCTGCTTTGACAACACCGTAGCATTCGCAGGCCGTCTCTCTCAGACCTTCCGCGTTCGCGATGTCGATGTAACCCCGGCTGTATCTGATAATTCCAGCCTGCTGCAGCGCGTGGGCGACAAGGGAAATCGCGTTGCGTTGCACGCCGATCAGTTGCGCCAGGGATTCCTGCGTCAGCGGCAATGTTTCGCCGCGGGATAGATCGCATGCGCACAACAGCAAGCGCGACAGGCGTGCTTCAACCGAGTGCGAGGCGGTGCAAGGCAGACAAGTCGCCACGTTTGCGATTATCGATACGAATGAGAAAATAGATCTGCTGCTTACCGACGTGATGATGGCCGGCTCGATCAACGGCCGGCAACTCGCCGTCGAAGCGATGAGCCGCAGGCCTTCGCTGAAGGTGTTGTACACCTCCGGCTGTTCGGAGGACGCCATGATTCACGATGGCTATCTCGATCCCGGCGTGCTGCTGCTCGCCAAGCCATATCGCAAAGCCGATCTGGCCAGGATGATCCGCGTCGCGCTCGAGGCCTGAAACAAGCGAATTCCAAGATGAACTCAACGCGTTTGCGCGCTGCTTGAAGCGGCGTTGCCGCGCTTGATCGCGGCGATTTCATCGATGCGCGCGCAATCGCGTCGATGCGCGGAAGGCGTCGCGCCGATCTCGTGCGCGCTCATTTCTAGGTATTACTACTGACCGCCAATTTAACGAACAGGTAGCACCGACAGAACAGGGTGATACGTCGCTGCCTGAAACGTGCGGCGTCGCGTCAACAGTGTTCATCCAGAAGGGTATCCAAATGTCCAGTATCGTTCTCTCTG
This genomic window contains:
- a CDS encoding helix-turn-helix domain-containing protein, which produces MPLTQESLAQLIGVQRNAISLVAHALQQAGIIRYSRGYIDIANAEGLRETACECYGVVKADHRRLTPSSAHTIVGC